AACGGTGCCGGATGAGGTGTCCGTGTCTGCTGAAGTTGAGAAAACTGAAGATCTTTTATTGGGTTCGACTCATTGTCTTGGCCTCGATCCTGAACTGCTGCCAACTCACATCGAACTCGCTGATTCTAAAGTTAATGGCTTTTATGCTGGATCAGCCCTTATTGCTCCACCGTCGCCCACTTCTCTTCCTTTGCCGGCTTCTTTAATGAAAAAATGTGATGTGGGTGTGAAGAACAACGATGCTACTAGTTATTTACGACAGATTTTAGGCCTCACCTTATTCTGATAGGCCATGAAAGATAGGGATTTGATGCGAatgcttttctttttgtgtttgcAACTGAtcttctcttattttttcaaGGGGAAGATCGAGTTGGCTTACTAAGCTGTGTGATTAGGATTACGGTTAGCTAAATTAATCAGCATAAGATATACAAGGTATGTACATTGGGATTTCAGTTGTGGATTTAGATTTCAGGGATTGGATATGCAGATGCTCTAATTGTACCTggaaattagattttttttttttggtcttaTCTTGTATGCATCTATTGGCTGTCTCaataatatttttgtttttaatgtTAATTCTTAGTGCTTGTTATCTTTCCATTCTTTTTCTGAAGACTAATGCTTATATTTGTTTGAAGTATATAATAGTAAATGAAAATTAGAACGCTGAATTGTGTTGAATGATCTGTTTTCTGCAACAACCCATGTGGGGTGGCTCGAATTTCCAATCTGAAAGGCTCTTGCTTGATGGGGATTTTCTCTGTGGATTGGCACAGGTATTTGGTAAATACTTTTGCTTCTTATTCTTTATGTATTTTGTTTAGTAAGCAATTCTAGTAATTGTAGTTAAGGAGTAGC
The genomic region above belongs to Manihot esculenta cultivar AM560-2 chromosome 3, M.esculenta_v8, whole genome shotgun sequence and contains:
- the LOC110610805 gene encoding uncharacterized protein LOC110610805, which produces MGVVVLNPKDSHRNLLFSWQDLTSPPPRMRLPRNPNGSKSMQPNRPRNNRRKRSPNTSHSPRAAVDAPQFPDKNLVMGHVKILKPGEQFAKTVPDEVSVSAEVEKTEDLLLGSTHCLGLDPELLPTHIELADSKVNGFYAGSALIAPPSPTSLPLPASLMKKCDVGVKNNDATSYLRQILGLTLF